From Alienimonas californiensis, a single genomic window includes:
- a CDS encoding sterol desaturase family protein, which translates to MFDRKLSRSFSAGVNVSTGELVWYLLLASLVWAVLYLALRTRLRHRRVASQEPNSRQIARELLHSVRSIAIFGLVTTLVVFAELSGWTLLYNDLDKYGWWWLAVSFLLMVFLHDAYFYWTHRLMHHGRFYRRLHHTHHLSTSPTPWAAYAFSPWEALVQAGIGPLIVFTIPSHPSVFAAFMLWQIAFNVYGHCGYELFPRWFVRSPLGFVLNTSTHHSQHHEKFRSNYGLYFNFWDRVMGTNHPAYQAKFESVGDRSS; encoded by the coding sequence ATGTTCGATCGAAAGCTCTCCAGGTCCTTCAGCGCCGGCGTCAACGTGTCCACGGGGGAATTGGTCTGGTATCTCCTACTGGCCTCATTGGTTTGGGCCGTTCTCTATTTGGCGCTGAGAACTCGACTGCGGCATCGTCGCGTCGCGTCCCAGGAGCCGAACTCCCGGCAAATCGCTCGGGAACTTCTGCATTCCGTACGCAGCATCGCGATCTTCGGGCTGGTGACGACCTTGGTCGTGTTCGCGGAGCTGTCCGGCTGGACGCTGCTCTATAACGACCTCGACAAATACGGGTGGTGGTGGTTGGCCGTCAGCTTTCTGCTGATGGTGTTCCTGCACGACGCCTATTTTTATTGGACCCACCGCCTCATGCACCACGGCCGGTTCTATCGCCGGCTTCATCACACGCATCATCTGTCGACTAGTCCGACCCCCTGGGCGGCCTACGCCTTCAGTCCCTGGGAGGCGCTCGTTCAGGCCGGGATCGGACCGCTGATCGTGTTCACGATCCCGTCACACCCGTCCGTCTTCGCCGCGTTCATGCTCTGGCAAATCGCATTCAACGTCTATGGCCACTGCGGCTACGAGCTGTTCCCCCGCTGGTTCGTGCGGTCGCCGCTGGGCTTCGTTCTGAACACCTCGACGCACCACTCCCAGCACCACGAGAAGTTCCGTTCCAACTACGGGCTCTATTTCAACTTCTGGGACCGCGTGATGGGGACGAATCACCCGGCGTATCAGGCGAAGTTCGAGAGCGTCGGCGATCGCAGTTCGTAA
- a CDS encoding FG-GAP repeat domain-containing protein, with product MPVPLAAPLAVLLLTAPAADAPPESAAAPSVGWSTRHLTDTFYAEGGTAADVDQDGHVDVIVGPMVYFGPDWTKHRQIHAGQPVSPTGYSEEFLTFAADLTDDGYPDVISIGFPGKAALWHENPGKAGGNDEAHGRDWRNDGQWKTHLLTPVVDNESPGFADVVGDETPEVIGQRDMMYGYFTAPEDPRRPWAFHPISQPKQGLQRYTHGLGVGDVDGDGRQDFLTKDGWLRQPENLEGDPLWEEHPHPFAGEAAQLYAFDVDGDGDNDVVASRHAHGYGLDWFEQTKGDAGQVEWTKHEIMGDDQNNAAADADGEPVLFSQLHALAVADMNGDGLTDLVTGKRFWAHGPKGDKDPGGDPVLYWFELTRPSGSAKSGEAKFVPHRIDANSGVGTQVHVADVNGDGKPDVVVGNKRGAFVSVQP from the coding sequence GTGCCCGTTCCGCTCGCCGCCCCGCTCGCCGTTCTGCTGCTGACCGCCCCGGCGGCCGACGCCCCGCCGGAGTCCGCCGCCGCCCCGTCCGTCGGCTGGTCGACGCGGCACCTGACGGACACCTTCTACGCCGAGGGCGGCACCGCCGCGGACGTCGATCAGGACGGGCACGTCGACGTGATCGTCGGCCCGATGGTCTACTTCGGCCCGGACTGGACGAAGCACCGGCAGATCCACGCCGGCCAGCCGGTCAGCCCGACGGGATACAGCGAGGAGTTCCTCACCTTCGCCGCCGACCTGACCGACGACGGCTACCCGGACGTGATCTCGATCGGCTTCCCCGGCAAGGCGGCCCTGTGGCACGAGAACCCCGGCAAGGCGGGGGGAAACGACGAAGCCCACGGCCGCGACTGGCGCAACGACGGGCAGTGGAAGACCCACCTGCTCACCCCCGTGGTGGACAACGAATCGCCCGGCTTCGCGGACGTCGTCGGCGACGAGACGCCGGAGGTGATCGGCCAGCGGGACATGATGTACGGCTACTTCACCGCCCCGGAGGACCCCCGCCGGCCGTGGGCCTTCCACCCGATCAGCCAGCCGAAGCAGGGCCTCCAGCGGTACACCCACGGCCTGGGCGTCGGCGACGTGGACGGCGACGGCCGCCAGGACTTCCTCACCAAGGACGGCTGGCTCCGCCAGCCGGAGAATCTGGAGGGCGACCCGCTGTGGGAGGAACACCCGCACCCGTTCGCCGGCGAGGCCGCCCAGCTGTACGCCTTCGACGTGGACGGCGACGGCGACAACGACGTGGTCGCCAGCCGGCACGCCCACGGCTACGGCCTGGACTGGTTCGAGCAGACCAAAGGGGACGCCGGCCAGGTGGAATGGACGAAGCATGAAATCATGGGCGACGACCAGAACAACGCCGCCGCCGACGCCGACGGGGAGCCCGTCCTCTTCTCCCAGCTGCACGCCCTCGCCGTCGCCGACATGAACGGCGACGGCCTGACGGACCTCGTCACCGGCAAACGCTTCTGGGCCCACGGCCCGAAGGGCGATAAGGACCCCGGCGGCGATCCGGTGCTGTACTGGTTCGAACTGACCCGCCCCTCCGGCTCCGCCAAATCGGGCGAGGCGAAGTTCGTCCCGCACCGGATCGACGCGAACAGTGGCGTCGGCACGCAGGTGCACGTCGCCGACGTGAACGGCGACGGCAAGCCGGACGTGGTCGTCGGCAACAAACGCGGGGCGTTCGTCTCTGTTCAGCCGTAG